The Eupeodes corollae chromosome X, idEupCoro1.1, whole genome shotgun sequence DNA window ATCTGCAGATTTGCAGTTTGATAGGACCGTAACTTATcagcaacaacaaataaataacacaaataatGCTACCGTCGATCCCAATTCTATTCTCACATTAGTCGATGGTTATTTCGACCAATTTTCCCAGCTAGACTTTTTGAATGATACTAAATTCCTCAATGAAATTCTTAACACAACAGATGCAGACGTTGGTGACAGTGTAGGGTGTAATAGTGGACAGCCTTCGGCAAAGAAACAACGTTTAGAAGAAGACTTCAGCAATTTGGCAGCAACTTTCGAAGTAGACACAATATGCCATCAGAACATGTCAATAAGACATTTGAATGGCGTTGGTGATTCAGCttcgtcatcttcatcatcatcaatatcTAGTTCCTCgttgtcttcttcttcttcttcttcctcccAGATTATACCGACTTTACAAGTGCCACCATCAGCACAACAAACGTTGGAGAGTTTGCAGGGGAGTTCAATGTTAAGTGATATAAGTTCATTGTTGGGTGCTGCAACGGGAAACATTGACAACTCAAATTCCCAATCAATGACTATGATATCTACAGAAATATTTAACAATGGTCCTCCGGTTGTAAGTTGTGAAACTTCTCAGGACATGATAGGCTCGAGTATGACTTCATCGTCTCAAGTGGGCACTAACTCCAGTGaattaagaaattttacaaatataagTGCAACTCAATTTCCGGGGGTCATGTATCAGCATCAACAAGAACAGCAACAACAGTCTGAGAAACAACAGCATTTGGATGATCTATTGGGAAACGGGTACCAAATATATAATCTCCCAGCTCAAGGTTGCGAGAATGAGGAGTATGCTCAGCAAAATGTTATTGTACTACCTGGTGGAAACAATGGCAACAACACAACTACCACCGAAATGGTAGAAAGCAGATCCATCAACCAACACCATCAACAAATTATCTATGAAATAGCTAATAATAGtaatgaaaattcaaataattgcctatttgatttgtttcaatCAGCCAATGGGGCCAATGCATCGCAACAACAAGACATATTTGCGGTGCAATACCCCCGACCTTTAATAAGCGATGACAATGTCAACATAAATTTTAGTGATATAGAGATGCTTAATGGTTCAAGTAATTGTGATATGAGAGTAATCCAAAGTTTCGGTCCAATAATTCCTACGGAGGAATTGTCTGTAGAAAATTCGGGAATACAAAAAATGCCACTtgcaaaacataattttgtagaTTCGGCAGAAGAAACACAACAAATTGATGACGACACATACTCCGACCAAATGCAAGACATTTTAGATAAGTCATTACTAAGTTCAAATCCGGAAGTTGTAACAATAATCAGAGGTGGAATAACGTTTTTCGATACCACAAACAAGTGCAAGGAATCATTGGCGTTCGACTTGGAAGAAATGGAAGATGACTCTCAAGGGGAATATATCGAAAAGTCATTAATCGAACCATTGGAAAAGGAAAACGACGATACCGTTGTTTATAGACCTGTTTTCATGCAATCGAAGCTTTCTACATTATGCAGTAATTCATATTCAACTATACCTAAGCCTGTAACTTTGAATGCTTTTGGAATGCTAAGAACATCGTTTGATTCAACAGAATTTCGTAAGGATGTTCTATGCACACGAAAAACCAACAATTCTATTCCACTCGCCAACGGAAGCTGTTTAGCAGATGGTCGCATTAGTATTACATCTGGAGGCAACCCTTTAGTTTCTATGAATTCTCTTACCCGCCATACTGTTGCTGAAAATGGTGATACATCTTCTATTACTAGTGCTGCATCTTTTTCAACTGCACCGCTCGGATACAAATTAGAGATGGGAAAAACTCAACCTAATCAAGCCATTGTcagcaattttattaaaacaagcaATGGTAATGTTTCTACTCGGGGACCGATTCGCCCAATTAATACTACTGCTACAGGTTCTGTAATTGCTGGATTTACTAAACCACAACCAAGGCGCATAGTTTCTTTAAAtgccttaaacagttcaactggCTCACTAAAATGTCGTCAAATTGCCATTGGTAGTACTGCAGGAGGCGTAACTATTACACCAACAACGACGATACCACCTGCAGTCAATATAACGGCAACCACCAACGCAACAATTATGCGCTCTGCTACAAATAATGCCATACCTACCAATCTCTATTATAAATCAGTAATTGGTAATGTAGGAGTAGTTGCCCCAAGTAATAATAACATAAATactatatataataataacGATCATAACATAAACAACAACGTGAATAGTAACAATAAAAGTAACGGTAGTAATTGTAATACCACGAGCAATAACAATTACAGTGGTGATTCAAATACAACTAATAacaataatactaataatagtaataataataataataataataataataatagtaataataataataataataataataataatagtaataataataacagtaataataataatagtaataataataatagcaacagtaataacaataataataataataataataataatgataatgaacataaaaatattaatactaatacaaatactaatactaatactaatactaatactaatactaatactaatactaatactaatactaatactaatactaatactaatactaatactaatactaatactaatactaatactaatactaatactaatactaatactaatactaatactaatactaatactaatactaatactaatactaatactaatactaatactaatactaatactaatactaatactaatactaatactaatactaatactaatacttaTAGTaacaataatagtaataataataatcataataataataatgacaatagtaataataataatagtcaTAAAAGTACTagcaataataatattaattatactaataataataatagtactaacaataataatagtaataccAATCCCAATAAAAACAGTGATAATAGTGCAAGTATTAATAAAAAGACTAATACTAATAACGATATTGCTTCTACTAACATTGATATTAATACTAATTCCAACCATAACCCTGATTCCAATACAGATGATATTAAAACTACTAACTTTACTAATATCACTAATACAAAAACGAATGCTTACACTCCCACAAACgctaatgatagtgataatatCACTACTTCTAACTTCATTGCTAATAATGATACTAATACTAATATAAATAGTGAAACTGATGCTGATGCTAATACTAACACTAGTTCTGATACTAATACTAATATAAATACTAATACTGACACTAATATAagtactgatactgatactaaTACTAATAGTAATACTAATACTAATGCCAATACTAATACTAATTCTAAtactaatatttataataatactaATACCGATACTAATACTAACACTAATACAAGTACTGATACTGATAATAATACTAATATTAGTACTAATACttatactaatactaatactaacGCATGTGCAAGTACTAGTATTAGTACAAATACTGATACtgatgcaaataaaaatactaatacAAATAGAACCGATAATAATAGTAATCAGAACAAGGATACTAAATTTAATAATGATGAAAGCACTGCCAACAGTTCTAATACTGATACTGATAGTGGCAATTCTAAAACTAATACTGAtactaatattaataataatgataatactAATTctaatattgttatttatacTGATAATAATATAAGTAATAATTCTGGTACTTATAATAATATTGACACTAATACTGATATTAATACCAATACTAATGCTAATACGAGTACTGATACTAACACTATTATAATTAGTGATAATGATACTAATACCAATAATAATGCTTTTATTTGCATGAATACAAATACTAATAACAATACTATTGCTAGTACtaatactgatactgatactaaTGCAAATGCTAATATTAATACTAATGCTAGTACTAATCATAATTTAAATAGTAATACTGATATTAATATCAGTCCTAATGATAATACAAGTACTGATACGGACGCTAATGCTAATACCAATATTGATAATGATAGTATTAGTGATACTGATACTTGTACTCATATTAATATTGATACTAATGCTAGTGACAATGTTAATACTACTTCTAATACCTTAATCAGTACTAATACTGATGCTGATATAAAAACAGATAATAATTCTAATATTAATACTAATGCTAATACTATtactaatactaatacttatgctaatactaatactaatacttttactaatactaatactaatgtTAATGCTAATACTAATACAAGCATTGATTCtgatgcaaataaaaatactaatacAAATAATACCGATGAAAGCACTGCTAACAGTCCTAATACTGATACTTATAGTATTGGCAATGCTAAAACTGATACCGATAGTAATGCCAATGCTAAAACTAATACTAAAACTGAAACTAATACCATTATTAATGCTAATACAAATACTACTAATGCTAATATAAATACTTATGTCTATAGTAATACTGATAGTAATACTAGTACTAATGTTGCCATTCATACCGATAGTAACACTGATAATAGTATTTCTAAAAGTAATAACAACATTACCAATAC harbors:
- the LOC129953228 gene encoding serine-rich adhesin for platelets-like; the encoded protein is MASFMMSSGDGGGSNKNSSCNSNSNANESIQFTIPSTSAIATDSSGAGVLTAAVTIVGGINYDNCDVTFPNALASVQGQKWSEYCDFENLILNVNRHHEELHNLNSSNVTDDLSTINASANSNFNTSYKGEVLKLPGTDMHHYGIAPKTEALVLSICNICNAILKAPGLERHMKAQHLSNTFGALPSTMTMSASLALQNPTTELETTKSSSSSGPSSLANMVNVSEEDFQIASTRSTFATTSSGTSSAAAPGSPKSTPTPNRSSATIARSPTANRSPTLVPSTSSTNVVGPIIRAKGRAVGRSRSKSGKGVKRKTSTISAVSSESTSVTSPIVKVVTNAASTVSTAPCEISLISANSSNNNLVNNQGSSSSSSIISSTFPSPLSVCSLSASPPAGSSITLSPSGSSNATIILDVTSTGVQTSPTGIPINSTCPTPVTLSQLSLSSSSSSLSSFSSSSSFSSSSSSSCSSASSHSSTSMSLLSTTVVVASSSSPTVVPSPVAFSNPSTTESTNTCNAITIPSNSSKNQIKAIAATATKVTTQSFSAASPNNSFKAAINAATQRTVPDFDSSNSGCSIDSDRRTTNTNQSSQKNSINNSQPVQIECNLLKSTLSLLSASSSGNNSGMVVAPVTTSPSPTVAGTASILPNISLIHLGSLPHQQTEQQASQHQQQQLQDQLEPKQLMHHQPKEQKQQQQEKHKQTHQEQHQSLQQEKQEQEKQEEHQQNQQEQKQQQQHTQNQSEQLENLQQEHQSHEQQNQQRSHQQQIQLQQSEQKQKTLEQEQSQPIQQKQLQLEQHHSNPHKKQEEEQQQHKQKETQIEQKESQQEYQEEEQLAQILQKQEQQEQQHLHLQHPVEQQHQTETHQYDQQEQKQQTHQQKSKSKQKPQPQDQLKATSIDDSNALPALSLATGLSNNQTVNSQQQQQQRLMHLCATNLVDMNSRSLQQQQPHHQQQHPSADLQFDRTVTYQQQQINNTNNATVDPNSILTLVDGYFDQFSQLDFLNDTKFLNEILNTTDADVGDSVGCNSGQPSAKKQRLEEDFSNLAATFEVDTICHQNMSIRHLNGVGDSASSSSSSSISSSSLSSSSSSSSQIIPTLQVPPSAQQTLESLQGSSMLSDISSLLGAATGNIDNSNSQSMTMISTEIFNNGPPVVSCETSQDMIGSSMTSSSQVGTNSSELRNFTNISATQFPGVMYQHQQEQQQQSEKQQHLDDLLGNGYQIYNLPAQGCENEEYAQQNVIVLPGGNNGNNTTTTEMVESRSINQHHQQIIYEIANNSNENSNNCLFDLFQSANGANASQQQDIFAVQYPRPLISDDNVNINFSDIEMLNGSSNCDMRVIQSFGPIIPTEELSVENSGIQKMPLAKHNFVDSAEETQQIDDDTYSDQMQDILDKSLLSSNPEVVTIIRGGITFFDTTNKCKESLAFDLEEMEDDSQGEYIEKSLIEPLEKENDDTVVYRPVFMQSKLSTLCSNSYSTIPKPVTLNAFGMLRTSFDSTEFRKDVLCTRKTNNSIPLANGSCLADGRISITSGGNPLVSMNSLTRHTVAENGDTSSITSAASFSTAPLGYKLEMGKTQPNQAIVSNFIKTSNGNVSTRGPIRPINTTATGSVIAGFTKPQPRRIVSLNALNSSTGSLKCRQIAIGSTAGGVTITPTTTIPPAVNITATTNATIMRSATNNAIPTNLYYKSVIGNVGVVAPSNNNINTIYNNNDHNINNNVNSNNKSNGSNCNTTSNNNYSGDSNTTNNNNTNNSNNNNNNNNNNSNNNNNNNNNNSNNNNSNNNNSNNNNSNSNNNNNNNNNNNDNEHKNINTNTNTNTNTNTNTNTNTNTNNTNTNTNTNTNTYSNNNSNNNNHNNNNDNSNNNNSHKSTSNNNINYTNNNNSTNNNNSNTNPNKNSDNSASINKKTNTNNDIASTNIDINTNSNHNPDSNTDDIKTTNFTNITNTKTNAYTPTNANDSDNITTSNFIANNDTNTNINSETDADANTNTSSDTNTNINTNTDTNISTDTDTNTNSNTNTNANTNTNSNTNIYNNTNTDTNTNTNTSTDTDNNTNISTNTYTNTNTNACASTSISTNTDTDANKNTNTNRTDNNSNQNKDTKFNNDESTANSSNTDTDSGNSKTNTDTNINNNDNTNSNIVIYTDNNISNNSGTYNNIDTNTDINTNTNANTSTDTNTIIISDNDTNTNNNAFICMNTNTNNNTIASTNTDTDTNANANINTNASTNHNLNSNTDINISPNDNTSTDTDANANTNIDNDSISDTDTCTHINIDTNASDNVNTTSNTLISTNTDADIKTDNNSNINTNANTITNTNTYANTNTNTFTNTNTNVNANTNTSIDSDANKNTNTNNTDESTANSPNTDTYSIGNAKTDTDSNANAKTNTKTETNTIINANTNTTNANINTYVYSNTDSNTSTNVAIHTDSNTDNSISKSNNNITNTNYNDNNNDDHHHNDDHHHIDEHHHNDEHHHNDEHHHNDDDDEDDDNDGGDDDDDGNDNDNNNNNNNNNNNNNNNNNNNNNNNNNNNNNNNNNNNNNNNNNNNNNNNNNHNNNNNNNNNNNNNNNNNNNNNNNNCNSNNNNNNNNNNNNYNNNNNDNNYDNNNINNNYSKNDDIDNDDDDDNKKNKHNSYSARNRLDIGRSSLNFTNSTGANISSSLTSVMSGESSYCSYQNLDFPQAASKEGR